The Desulfocurvibacter africanus subsp. africanus DSM 2603 nucleotide sequence GGCGAACTGCACCCCAACAAAGGCCAGGTGCTGCTGGGTCCGTCCACGCGAATGGCCTATTTCAGCCAGCATCAGGCCGAGGTGCTGGTGGGCTCCAACACCGTGCGCGCCGAGTTGCGTCGCCTGCTGGACCCGCGCACCACCGAGGAAGAGCTGTGCGGCGTGCTGGGCCTGTTCCTGCTTGGCGAGGACTACTTCGACCGGCCCGTATCCAAGCTCTCGGGCGGAGAGAAGAGCCGCCTGGCTCTGGCCAGCCTGTTCATGAACAGGGCCAACTTCATCGTCATGGACGAGCCCACCAACCACCTGGACATGGAGTCCCGCGAGGGGCTCATCGAGGCGCTCAACGGCTACGAGGGCACGCTGCTCCTGGTAGCCCACGACCGCTTCCTGCTCACCGAAGCCGTGGACGAGGTCTGGGCCGTCGGTCCCGAGGGCTTGCGAGTCTTCGAGAACGGCTTCGGCGAGTACGACGACTGGCGCAGGGCCGAGGCTGTCAGAGCTGCTCAGGCTGGGCCGGCGGGGGTCATCCTGGAGCCGGGCAGGCGTCGTCCCGACAAGGAAGAGCGTCGCCGCAGGGCCGAGATCCGCAATGCCGTCTCCAAGGAGCTGGCGCCCAAGAAAGAGGCCTACGCCCGCGTGGAGCGCGAGCTGGAGTCCATCATGGCCCGGCAGACCGAGCTGGAGACTCTGCTGGCCGATCCGGCCACGTATTCCAAGACCGAGGAGTTCGTGCGGCTGACCAGCGAGTACAAGCAGGCCAAGGAGCGCGAGGAGCAGCTTTTCATGGATTTCTCCAGCCTGGAGGAATCCATCACCGAGCTCGAGCGTCGGCGCGACGAACTGCTGGCGGAGGAGTAGGGCATGCGCAAGGGTTGCAGGGTCTGGGGCAATGCCGAGCGGCTGCCGGAAGAGGGCTTTTCGCGCATACGGCGCGAGCTGCCCTTCGAGGTCGTCGAGTTTTCGAAGGGGTCGCTGAATATCGAGCACGAGGCCTGGTCAGTTGATCCGGCCATGGTGGAGCAGGCCGCCGAGGCCATTGCCCGCGAGTTGGCCCCGACCGGTTTCGGCCAGATCGATCTTATTGACCACAACGAGGGTTTTATCCTGCGTTTTTCCATCGAACACGGCGCAGTGAAGTCCCGCAAGACCGGCATTGACGACCTGCTGGGCTGAAGGGCATGAACACCGCTAAGCTTACTGACGTTGTGGCCGGGATCATCTGGCGCGACGGACGTTTCCTGGCCGTGGATCGTCCCGAGGGCAAGGCCATGGCCGGCTGGTGGGAGTTTCCCGGAGGCAAGGTGAACGAGGGCGAGACGTACGGTCAAGCCCTCGCGCGTGAATTGCATGAGGAGTTGGGCATTACGCCCACTGAATTCGACTACTGGCGGGAGAAGGTCCACGCCTACGAGCATGCCACTGTCAGGTTGCGCTTCTATCACGTGCGCGTCTTTCTGGGCGAGCCTCGCGGCCTTGAAGGGCAGCGGCTCAAGTGGCTGTCCCCGCACGAGCCGCCGAATGTGCCGTTCCTGCCTGCGGACGAGGAAGTGCTTGCGCAACTGGCCCGCTTGTGACACCTAACCTTCCCACCTACGAGAGGGGTGCACCGTGCGTATCAGCGATCTCATGAGAAAGAGGAGACCTTTCGTCTCCTTGGAATTTTTCCCGCCTAAAGACCAAAATGCCTGGCCGCTTTTCTTCGAAGAGGCCGAGCGTCTCAAGGCCGCCAAACCGCTTTACGCTTCCGTGACCTACGGGGCCGGCGGCTCCGGTCAGGCCAATACCCTGGAGATCGCCAAGCGGCTCAAGAATGAAGTGGGCATCGAACCGCTGGTGCATCTGACCTGCGTGGGCGCGAGCAAAGAGAAAATTTCCGAGTTCCTTACCGAGCTGCGCAAGGCCGGCATCGAGAACATCTTGGCCCTGCGCGGCGACCCGCCCAAAGGCTCTTGCGACTTCGTGCCCGACAACGAGGAGTTTCAACACGCCTCCGATCTGATCACCTTCGTGCGCAGGCATTTCCCCGAATTCTGCATCGGCGCGGCCGGCTACCCCTCGCCGCACCCGCAGTCGCCGAGCATCGAGGAAGAGCTCAAGTGGACCAAGTTCAAGATCGATCGCGGAGCCGATTTCATCCTCACCCAGCTTTTCTTCGATCACCGCCTGTACGAGGACTTCGTGACGCGACTGCGCAACATGGGCGTATCCGTGCCCATCATACCGGGCGTGCTGCCCATTATGAGCCTGCAGTCCATCCGGCACATCCTGGCCTTGTGCGGGGCGAATATCCCCGGCAACCTCTACCTGGACCTGGAAAAGGCCCATGAGCAGGGAGGCAGTGAAGCCGTGCGTCGCATCGGCATCCAATTCGCGACCTCGCTGTCCAAGAAGCTTTTCGAGCTGGGCGCGCCGGGAGTGCACCTGTACACGCTGAACAAGGCTGACGCTTGTCTGGAGATCGTGGACGGCCTCAAATTGTAGGTCTTACCCGCAACAAGCCGTGGACCGTCCGCGAGCAGCGGCCGGAAAACTATATTTTTTCAAGGAGCTGCATATGAGCAAGCAGTGGAAAGTCGCAGTGGTCGGCGCCACGGGCGCCGTAGGCCGGGAGATGCTCAAGACGCTGGAGCAGCGGGAGTTCCCCTGCGAGGTGACCCCCTTCTCCTCGTCCAGGTCCGCCGGGAGCAAGGTGCCGTTTCGTGACGGCGAGCTGACCGTCAAGGAGCTCAAGGAAGACTCGTTCAAGGGCTTCGATCTGGCCCTGTTCTCGGCCGGCGGAGGCACTTCCCTCAAGTTCGCGCCTCTCGCGGCCCAGCAGGGCTGCGTGGTCGTGGACAACTCCAGCGCCTGGCGCATGGACCCCAAGATTCCGCTGGTTGTGCCCGAGGTCAACGCGCACGACCTGGAATGGCATCCGGGCATCATCGCCAACCCAAACTGCTCGACCATCCAGATGGTTGTGGTGCTCAAGCCTCTGCACGATGTGGCCACCATCAAGCGCGTGGTGGTTTCCACCTACCAGGCCGTGTCCGGCACGGGCCAGAAGGCCATCGTCGAACTGGAGAACCAAGTGCGCCGGCTCATGAGCGGCCATGAGGCCAACCCCGAAGTTTATCCGCACCAGATCGCCTTCAACTGCCTGCCGCAGATCGACGTCTTCCTTGAGAACGAGTACACCAAGGAAGAGATGAAGATGGTTCACGAAACGCAGAAGATCATGGGCGACGACTCCATCAAGGTCACGGCCACCGCCGTGCGCGTGCCGGTTTTTTACGGCCACAGCGAGTCCGTGAACGTTGAGTTCGAGAAGCCCATCACGCCGCAGGGAGCGCGGGCCATCCTGTCCCAGGCCCCCGGTGTGCGCGTGTTCGACAATCCGAGCGAGAAGATTTATCCAATGGCCATTGTGGCAGCGGGCGAGGACGATACCTTCGTCGGCCGCATCCGCAAGGACGAAACAATCGATAACGGCCTGAACATGTGGATCGTCGCCGACAACATCCGCAAGGGCGCGGCCCTCAACGCGGTGCAGATCGCCGAGGAACTCGTGCGGCGCGAACTGCTGCGGGTCAAGAAGTAGGGACAAATCACGTGTTGCGCATCGCCGATACGGATGAATACCTGAAGCGCATGCTGGACGCCCGGCGTCCCGGCGCCGAGAAGATCTACTCTTTCTACGAGCACCGCGTGGGGCTCATCTGCCGTGATCCTCGGCTCATGCTTCTGCCCCTGGATGACCATCTGGTGCATCGGGGCGACGGCGTATTCGAAACCATGAAGTGGATCGACCGCAAGATGTACCAGCTCGATCCGCACCTGCGGCGCATGAAGCGCTCCTGCACGGCCATCTACATGGCCCCGCCCTGCCCGTGGGAGGAGATTCGCGAAATGTGCCTTGAGGTAGCCAAGGCCGCGGAGCACGACGAAGGCTACCTGCGCGTGCTCATCGGACGCGGCCCCGGCGGTTTCGGCATTGATCCCACCGAGTGCCCGGTGCCGAGCCTGCATATCGTGGCCTACAGGTTCAAGCCCAAGCCCGAGGAGACGTTCGAGCAGGGCGTCACGGGCTTCCGCACGAGCATCCCGGCCAAGGAAGCCCACATGGCAACCATCAAGTCCACGGACTACCTGCCGAACGTGCTCATGCGTCGCGAGGCCCTGGAGAAGGGCTACGACCAGCCCGTGTGCTTCGACCGCGACAGTTTCCTGGCCGAGGGCGCCACGGAGAACATTTGCATCGTGGATCAGACCGGCACGCTCATCGTGCCGGAGTTCACCAATTGCCTGGCCGGCACGACCATGGTCCGCGCCGTGGAGCTCATCGAGCCCGAGATTGAAGTCCGCTTCCGCAAGGTGCGCGAGGATGAGCTGATGGACGCCAAGGAAGTCATTGTGGTGGGCACCTCGAACGACGCCATCAGCATGGTGCGCTACAACGACAAGCCTATCCACAACGCCAAACCCGGCCCGGTGAGCAAGCGCATGCGCCAGCTCCTGCAGCAGGATTTGGTGGAGAACGGAACGCCGTTCTAGCCCGGATTCGACGCAACGAGAAACGAAGGCCCCGACAGACAAGCTGCCGGGGCCTCATCGCATTGAGTGAGCCCAGCCCCGCCATCGAGTTCTCCAGGCCGCGATCAAAGCAGCTTGCCAATGTAATAGGGAGCAGGGGACCTTATTCGGAATGGGCTCTTGCTGGGAGCTAGGCAGAGCAAAGCTCTTCCATGCTAGAGCAGATTGTTTTTAAGACGCCCGCTCCGGCGTTGACGGCGCAAGTGAATTGCGCCTGCGCCTGCGCGGCGGCAAGCCATGCCGACGCATGGCTTGCAGAGCATTTTCAAAAGCAAAATGCTCTAATAAGCTAAATGCTCTAAGCCTGTTTTCTTTAAGGAAGTACAGCATGCACCAAGTCTCCTTGCCGCTGTCAGTAGCGGTGGTCACGCTCAACGAGGAACGCAACCTTCCGCGCTGCCTGGAGAGCGTCAAGGACATCGCCGCGGAGATCGTGATAGTGGATTCGGGTTCTACGGACAGGACACTAGAGATAGCCGAAGCCTACGGGGCCAAGGTCGTGCACAATCCCTGGCCGGGCTTTCTGGCCCAGAAGAATATCGCCCACGACCATTGCACCCAGGAATGGGTCTTGGCCTTGGATGCCGATGAGTGGCTGACTCTCGAGCTGGCGCAGGCAATTAAAAGCCGGCTGACGGCTGACGGCCCCGCCAAGCCGGACGGATATTGGCTCAACCGGCGCAATCTGTATCTGGGCGACTGGATCTGGCATGCTTGGTATCCCGAGTGGCGCATCCGGCTGGCGCGCCGCGAGAAGGGCCGCTGGACCGGCCGCGATCCGCACGCCTTCATGGAGGTCGACGGCGCCAGCGAACGGATACGCGAGGGCGATTTCCTCCATGATTCCTATCGCGATCTGGCACACCATCTATCGGTCACGATCAGCTACGCCAAGGTCGGGGCACAGGCCTACGAGGAGCAGGGCAAGGGCTTCCGCTGGCATAAATT carries:
- a CDS encoding (deoxy)nucleoside triphosphate pyrophosphohydrolase, with translation MNTAKLTDVVAGIIWRDGRFLAVDRPEGKAMAGWWEFPGGKVNEGETYGQALARELHEELGITPTEFDYWREKVHAYEHATVRLRFYHVRVFLGEPRGLEGQRLKWLSPHEPPNVPFLPADEEVLAQLARL
- the metF gene encoding methylenetetrahydrofolate reductase [NAD(P)H], which codes for MRISDLMRKRRPFVSLEFFPPKDQNAWPLFFEEAERLKAAKPLYASVTYGAGGSGQANTLEIAKRLKNEVGIEPLVHLTCVGASKEKISEFLTELRKAGIENILALRGDPPKGSCDFVPDNEEFQHASDLITFVRRHFPEFCIGAAGYPSPHPQSPSIEEELKWTKFKIDRGADFILTQLFFDHRLYEDFVTRLRNMGVSVPIIPGVLPIMSLQSIRHILALCGANIPGNLYLDLEKAHEQGGSEAVRRIGIQFATSLSKKLFELGAPGVHLYTLNKADACLEIVDGLKL
- a CDS encoding aspartate-semialdehyde dehydrogenase gives rise to the protein MSKQWKVAVVGATGAVGREMLKTLEQREFPCEVTPFSSSRSAGSKVPFRDGELTVKELKEDSFKGFDLALFSAGGGTSLKFAPLAAQQGCVVVDNSSAWRMDPKIPLVVPEVNAHDLEWHPGIIANPNCSTIQMVVVLKPLHDVATIKRVVVSTYQAVSGTGQKAIVELENQVRRLMSGHEANPEVYPHQIAFNCLPQIDVFLENEYTKEEMKMVHETQKIMGDDSIKVTATAVRVPVFYGHSESVNVEFEKPITPQGARAILSQAPGVRVFDNPSEKIYPMAIVAAGEDDTFVGRIRKDETIDNGLNMWIVADNIRKGAALNAVQIAEELVRRELLRVKK
- a CDS encoding aminotransferase class IV; the encoded protein is MLRIADTDEYLKRMLDARRPGAEKIYSFYEHRVGLICRDPRLMLLPLDDHLVHRGDGVFETMKWIDRKMYQLDPHLRRMKRSCTAIYMAPPCPWEEIREMCLEVAKAAEHDEGYLRVLIGRGPGGFGIDPTECPVPSLHIVAYRFKPKPEETFEQGVTGFRTSIPAKEAHMATIKSTDYLPNVLMRREALEKGYDQPVCFDRDSFLAEGATENICIVDQTGTLIVPEFTNCLAGTTMVRAVELIEPEIEVRFRKVREDELMDAKEVIVVGTSNDAISMVRYNDKPIHNAKPGPVSKRMRQLLQQDLVENGTPF
- a CDS encoding glycosyltransferase family 2 protein, which produces MHQVSLPLSVAVVTLNEERNLPRCLESVKDIAAEIVIVDSGSTDRTLEIAEAYGAKVVHNPWPGFLAQKNIAHDHCTQEWVLALDADEWLTLELAQAIKSRLTADGPAKPDGYWLNRRNLYLGDWIWHAWYPEWRIRLARREKGRWTGRDPHAFMEVDGASERIREGDFLHDSYRDLAHHLSVTISYAKVGAQAYEEQGKGFRWHKFLFSPMARFFKTLILKQAWRDGWRGVLISYTSAFSVFAKYAFLLEGRFKRARERQPNKRL